The nucleotide sequence TCTCTGCAGCGACCGTCAACGTGAACTCCATGACGCTTACGCTCGTTCAGGCCGGCGGCTGGTATCGCGGCAATGAGGTGTCGATGACGCAGGTCTTGTCGACCGGGCAGACCGCAACACATTGCGGCTCCTCGAAGTGACCGATGCATTCGGTACATTTTTTCGGGTCAATCAC is from Bradyrhizobium xenonodulans and encodes:
- a CDS encoding 4Fe-4S binding protein, which gives rise to MPFKIISSQCTGCSACETECPNVAIFEKGGTFVIDPKKCTECIGHFEEPQCVAVCPVDKTCVIDTSLPRYQPPA